One window of the Desulfuromonas acetoxidans DSM 684 genome contains the following:
- a CDS encoding PEP-CTERM sorting domain-containing protein yields MKNLCISALILLMAGLTAAPASATPLGNDITIFDGNATSAAWYGTGEDQEVEPGMVKNQVWDLEAFFIDSENTLSLSGGFNFSTGVNGYTSGDIFIAVVDSENDLPAYGDIHRSDTDGNNTHIGSYGYNFVLDLDMATGSYTAYQLDETSVLQTAYYQQNEGSSPWQYNAEDNDDAALLTGSFAFLDSNLNDTVTAFEGETHYLLTGFDLSFLGHGSEFYSHFTMGCGNDNLMGHGVVVPEPGTWLLLGAGLIGLALARRRNS; encoded by the coding sequence ATGAAAAACCTCTGTATCTCGGCTTTGATTCTCCTTATGGCTGGCCTGACTGCTGCCCCCGCCTCGGCCACACCTCTGGGAAATGACATTACGATCTTCGACGGCAACGCAACCAGCGCAGCTTGGTATGGAACAGGTGAAGATCAGGAAGTTGAACCGGGGATGGTCAAGAATCAGGTCTGGGATCTGGAAGCTTTTTTCATTGATAGCGAAAACACCTTGTCTTTGTCCGGTGGATTTAATTTTTCGACAGGTGTCAACGGCTATACCTCCGGCGATATTTTCATCGCTGTTGTCGACTCTGAAAATGATCTCCCCGCTTACGGCGACATCCACCGTTCAGACACCGATGGCAACAACACCCATATCGGCAGCTACGGCTATAACTTTGTCCTTGATCTCGATATGGCAACGGGATCTTACACGGCTTATCAACTGGATGAGACAAGTGTGCTGCAAACCGCTTACTATCAGCAGAACGAAGGTTCCAGTCCATGGCAGTATAATGCTGAAGATAATGACGATGCCGCATTGCTTACCGGCTCTTTTGCTTTTCTCGACAGCAATCTTAATGACACGGTTACCGCCTTTGAAGGGGAAACCCATTATCTGCTCACCGGCTTTGATCTATCGTTCCTCGGTCATGGTTCGGAATTCTATTCCCACTTCACCATGGGCTGCGGTAATGACAACTTGATGGGACACGGCGTTGTTGTTCCCGAGCCCGGTACCTGGCTGCTTTTGGGCGCCGGACTGATCGGATTGGCTTTGGCTCGGCGACGCAACAGCTAA
- a CDS encoding YbfB/YjiJ family MFS transporter, which yields MAFYGLASSAIPAIMAAAIGDYLGQARAAAGFSIITFCFAVGQAVGPAVAGVVAERSGSFSSSYLASALLTAAAIGVALTLPAPTEH from the coding sequence GTGGCCTTTTACGGGCTGGCGTCCTCTGCCATTCCCGCTATCATGGCTGCCGCCATTGGTGATTACCTGGGGCAGGCGCGCGCTGCCGCCGGGTTTTCAATCATCACCTTTTGTTTTGCTGTCGGTCAGGCCGTAGGACCGGCCGTGGCCGGGGTGGTCGCCGAACGCAGCGGTTCTTTCAGCAGCAGCTATCTGGCTTCGGCGCTGTTAACAGCCGCAGCGATCGGTGTTGCTCTAACCCTGCCCGCACCAACAGAACATTGA